A genomic segment from Ruegeria sp. TM1040 encodes:
- a CDS encoding lysine--tRNA ligase yields MSVLREEALKSKAWPFEEARRILKRYAKGAPEKGYVLFETGYGPSGLPHIGTFGEVARTTMIKTAFEVISDIPTKLICFSDDLDGMRKIPGNVPNAESLTEHLQKPLTSVPDPFGTHESFGHHNNAMLRRFLDTFGFEYEFYSATEFYGSGQFDEVLKRAVDKYDDIMAIMLKSLREERRQTYSIFLPIHPETGRVLYVPMKKVCAETYTITFDDEDGREWTLPVTGGNVKLQWKPDFGARWAALGVDFEMYGKDHSTNTPIYDGICRVLGQRAPEHFTYELFLDENGQKISKTSGNGVSIDEWLTYASTESLAYFMYQKPKTAKRMHFDVIPKAVDEYHQQLRAYHGQDLKAQLSNPVWHIHGGNVPQSDMVVPFSMLLNIASVSNAEDKETLWGFINKYAPDATAETHPGMDQAAGHAVRYFNDFVKPAKTYRLPTDQERAALTDLADALRSSEAALAAIAKKNELVGNDDPLPEANFADEEFLQSVVFAIGKIHGFEPLRAWFSAIYEVLLGASQGPRFGGFIALYGVEDTITLIESALAGDLV; encoded by the coding sequence TGTCTGTTCTGCGCGAAGAAGCTCTGAAGAGCAAAGCCTGGCCGTTTGAAGAAGCACGCCGCATTCTCAAACGTTACGCCAAGGGCGCGCCGGAAAAGGGCTATGTGCTCTTTGAAACAGGCTATGGGCCCTCCGGCCTGCCCCATATCGGCACCTTTGGCGAGGTGGCCCGCACCACCATGATCAAAACCGCTTTCGAGGTGATCTCCGACATTCCGACCAAGCTGATCTGCTTTTCCGATGACCTTGACGGGATGCGCAAGATCCCCGGCAACGTGCCCAACGCCGAGAGCCTCACCGAGCATCTGCAAAAGCCGCTCACCTCGGTGCCGGACCCGTTTGGGACGCATGAGAGCTTTGGCCACCATAACAACGCAATGCTCCGCCGCTTCCTCGACACCTTCGGCTTTGAGTATGAGTTCTACTCCGCCACCGAGTTCTACGGCTCCGGCCAGTTCGACGAAGTGCTGAAGCGCGCGGTCGACAAATACGATGACATCATGGCGATCATGCTGAAGTCCCTGCGTGAAGAGCGCCGCCAGACCTATTCGATCTTCCTGCCGATCCACCCCGAGACCGGCCGCGTCCTTTATGTGCCGATGAAAAAGGTCTGCGCCGAGACCTATACCATCACCTTTGACGATGAAGACGGTCGCGAGTGGACCCTGCCGGTGACCGGCGGCAATGTGAAACTGCAGTGGAAGCCTGACTTTGGCGCCCGCTGGGCCGCGCTTGGCGTCGACTTCGAGATGTACGGCAAGGACCACTCCACCAATACACCGATTTATGACGGCATCTGCCGGGTGCTGGGCCAGCGCGCGCCGGAGCATTTCACCTATGAATTGTTCCTCGATGAAAACGGCCAGAAGATCTCCAAGACCTCCGGCAATGGCGTCTCCATCGACGAATGGCTGACCTACGCTTCGACCGAAAGCCTTGCGTATTTCATGTATCAAAAGCCCAAGACCGCCAAGCGGATGCATTTTGACGTGATCCCCAAGGCAGTGGATGAATATCACCAGCAATTGCGGGCCTATCACGGTCAGGACCTGAAGGCGCAGCTCAGCAACCCGGTCTGGCACATCCACGGCGGCAACGTCCCGCAGTCGGATATGGTGGTGCCGTTCTCGATGCTCTTGAACATCGCCAGCGTCTCCAACGCCGAAGACAAGGAAACCCTCTGGGGCTTCATCAACAAATACGCGCCCGACGCCACTGCCGAGACCCACCCCGGCATGGATCAGGCCGCAGGCCATGCAGTGCGCTATTTCAACGACTTTGTGAAACCCGCAAAAACCTACCGCCTGCCCACCGATCAGGAGCGCGCTGCGCTCACGGATCTGGCCGATGCGCTGCGCTCTTCCGAGGCGGCACTGGCCGCGATCGCCAAGAAAAACGAACTGGTCGGCAATGATGATCCGCTGCCCGAGGCCAACTTTGCCGACGAAGAGTTCCTGCAGTCGGTGGTCTTTGCGATTGGCAAGATCCACGGGTTCGAGCCCCTTCGTGCCTGGTTCTCTGCGATCTACGAGGTGCTTCTGGGTGCAAGCCAGGGACCACGTTTTGGCGGCTTCATCGCGCTCTATGGCGTCGAGGACACCATCACGCTGATCGAAAGCGCCTTGGCGGGCGATCTGGTCTGA
- a CDS encoding DUF4864 domain-containing protein, which yields MRMMVTFGLVAALAVATLGTPAKAQKEPITGVIGAQIEAFQANDMGTAFGFASPNIRALFGTPERFATMVEQGYPMVWRPADVRYLELREVAGNLWQRVMVTDADGDIHMLDYQMIETEAGWKINAVQLIKAPGANV from the coding sequence ATGCGGATGATGGTGACATTTGGCCTTGTGGCCGCGCTGGCGGTGGCGACGCTTGGCACGCCGGCCAAGGCGCAAAAGGAGCCGATCACCGGCGTCATTGGAGCCCAGATCGAGGCCTTCCAAGCCAATGATATGGGGACCGCCTTTGGGTTTGCCTCGCCCAATATTCGCGCGCTGTTTGGCACGCCGGAACGGTTCGCCACCATGGTCGAACAGGGCTATCCGATGGTCTGGCGTCCGGCAGATGTGCGCTACCTCGAACTGCGCGAGGTGGCCGGAAATCTCTGGCAACGCGTCATGGTGACCGATGCCGATGGCGATATCCACATGCTCGACTATCAGATGATTGAGACTGAAGCAGGTTGGAAAATCAACGCTGTACAGCTGATCAAGGCCCCGGGCGCCAACGTCTGA